A single region of the Buteo buteo chromosome 18, bButBut1.hap1.1, whole genome shotgun sequence genome encodes:
- the TIMM10B gene encoding mitochondrial import inner membrane translocase subunit Tim10 B, with product MEPGAEHQQQLRSLRDFLLVYNRMTELCFRHCVSNLNYRLLTGREETCLESCAGKLVHANHRLMRAYVALMPSLVQRRASDYEASAAQASQIPATEGPAAAAAMPALPGAGGPGTAPDPLAAPGPGRPSQGAPGAGT from the exons ATGGAGCCAGGCGCcgagcaccagcagcagctccgcaGC CTGCGGGACTTCCTGCTGGTCTACAACCGGATGACCGAGCTCTGCTTCCGCCACTGCGTCTCCAACCTCAACTACCGCCTGCTCACCGGGCGCGAG GAGACGTGCCTCGAGAGCTGCGCCGGCAAGCTGGTCCACGCCAACCACCGCTTGATGCGTGCCTACGTGGCACTGATGCCCTCCCTCGTGCAGCGCCGTGCTTCCGACTATGAGGCCAGCGCAGCCCAGGCGTCCCAGATCCCGGCCACGGAGggaccggcggcggcggcagcgatGCCTGCCCTgccgggggctgggggaccAGGAACCGCTCCTGACCCGCTGGCAGCTCCTGGCCCCGGCAGACCCTCGCAAGGGGCTCCGGGTGCTGGCACGTAG